One window of the Primulina eburnea isolate SZY01 chromosome 18, ASM2296580v1, whole genome shotgun sequence genome contains the following:
- the LOC140819254 gene encoding uncharacterized protein: MSGNSLSMILTNNQLVGENYIDWKRNLLIVLTAEKHKFVLNEPSPLVPTTESTTAQRQAYDKWISSDEMARCYILGSISNVLQQKHQNMDTAIKIMDSLQKMFEHQGRQARQAAIRTIMNMRMKPGTPVRDHMLALIAQFNVAEVLGAEIKSETQVDMALETLPEMFSQFKVSYNMNKLNMSLTELMKELQNAESVLKTKTAER, from the exons ATGTCTGGAAATTCATTGTCTATGATTTTAACCAACAACCAACTAGTCGGAGAAAATTACATTGATTGGAAACGTAATTTATTGATTGTCTTAACTGCGGAGAAACACAAGTTTGTGCTCAATGAACCCTCTCCATTGGTGCCTACGACGGAGTCCACGACAGCTCAAAGGCAGGCTTATGATAAGTGGATCAGTTCTGATGAGATGGCCCGTTGCTACATTTTGGGATCCATCTCAAATGTGCTGCAACAGAAACATCAGAACATGGACACTGCTATAAAAATCATGGATAGCCTCcaaaaaatgtttgagcatcaaGGACGTCAGGCACGACAAGCAGCCATTCGAACCATTATGAACATGCGCATGAAACCTGGGACGCCCGTGAGAGATCATATGCTTGCATTGATCGCTCAGTTTAACGTGGCTGAGGTGTTAGGGGCTGAAATCAAATCAGAGACTCAAGTTGACATGGCACTTGAGACTCTCCCTGAGATGTTCTCACAGTTTAAGGTTAGCTATAACATGAATAAGCTAAACATGTCCCTGACTGAGTTGATGAAGGAACTCCAAAATGCTGAAAGTGTTCTTAAGACTAAAACCG CCGAAAGATAA